The Myroides phaeus DNA segment TACAGCAGAAGAACTTTGGGCTTGTAATACTTGTAATGCTTGTGTGGAAGAGTGTCCGATTGACATTAGTCCGTTGTCTATTATTATGGATATGAGACGTTATTTGGTAATGGAGCAAAGTGCTGCGCCAACAGAGTTAAACAATATGATGCAAAATATTGAGAACAATGGTGCACCTTGGCAGTATAACCAAATGGATCGATTAAACTGGAAAGACGAAAACTAATTAACTAACAATCATAATCCCTTAGGGAGATTATCACAATACATTCAAATATTATGTCAGAAAATTTAGTAGTGCCTACAATGGCTGAAATGATGGCAAAGGGCGAGCAACCAGAAGTTTTGTTTTGGGTTGGTTGTTCAGGGAGTTTTGACGATAGAGCAAAGAAGATTACAAAAGCATTCGTAAAAATATTAAATAAAGCAAAGGTTCCTTTTGCAGTTCTTGGTACAGAAGAAGGATGTACAGGAGACCCAGCAAAGAGAGCAGGAAACGAGTTTGCATTCCAAATGCAAGCAATGATGAATATCCAAGTTTTAGACGGATATGAAGTTAAGAAAATCGTTACTGCTTGTCCGCACTGCTTTAATACATTAAAGAATGAGTATCCTGGATTAGGAGGAAAATACGAAGTAGTACACCACACAGAGTTTCTTAAATCGCTTTTAGACGATGGAAGATTAACAATTGAAGGAGGAAACTTCAAAGGAAAGAGAATTACATTCCACGATCCTTGTTATTTAGGACGTGCGAATCAAGTTTATGAAGCACCACGTCAATTAATTGAAAAATTAGACGCAGAGCTTGTAGAAATGAAGCGTTCAAGACAGAATGGTTTTTGTTGTGGAGCTGGTGGAGCACAATTGTTCAAAGAACCAGAACACGGTAGCAAAGAAGTTCACGTAGAACGTACAGAAGAAGCGTTAGGAACTAATGCTGAAATCATTGCTGCAGGATGTCCGTTTTGTAATACAATGTTGACAGATGGTGTTAAGTTTAAAGACAAAGAACACGAAGTAAAAGTACTTGACGTGGCAGAGTTAATTGCAAATGCAGAAGATTTATAAGAGTTATGTACATACCATTTGAAGAAATGCCTGACCATTCTCGAGTTTGGATTTATCAATCAAATCGCAAATTCTCAGATGAGGAGGTTCAAGAAATAGACAAAGTTTTAGCGGACTTTACACAAGAGTGGGCTGCTCACGCAACACCATTACAAGCATCATACACTATTAAGTATAACCGATTCATCATCCTTGCGGTGGACCAAGAAGTACACGCAGCATCTGGATGTTCAATCGACGCATCAGTTGGAATGATTCAATCATTAGAACAAAAATACGGTGTTGACTTATTAGATAAGATGAATGTTACGTATAAAACAGGAGATTTCATTGCTTTTAAAACTTTATTAGAGTTTAAAACAATGGTAAAATCTAAGTCTGTTTCTGCTAATACTATTGTTTTCAATAATTTAGTAAATGATTTAGGAGAATTCAGTGAATACTGGGAAGTACCAGCAGCTGAAAGTTGGCATTCACGCTTTTTTAAGTAGATTGTAATCTCTAAATTTACAATATCAAAATCATCATCAAATTGTTTTTTGATGGTGATTTTTTTTTGACATAATAAAACAGCTAATGAAAAAACTCACATTATTACTTCTTATGGCAGCGTCAACTGCTATGGGGCAGAAAACCGTTGACAAGGTTAGACAAACGCAATGGGTTGACAGCGTTTATAATACGCTTACTTTAGAGCAACGCATTGGTCAATTGTTTATGGTGGCGGCTTATTCAAACAAGAATGAAGCACACACACAAAGTTTAGAAAAGTTAATTACAGAACAACATATAGGGGGACTTATCTTTTTTCAAGGTGGTCCAGTACGACAAGCGAATATGACTAATCGCTTGCAAAGTATGAGTACACTGCCTATGCTAATTGGTATTGATGGTGAATGGGGATTAAGTATGCGTTTAGATTCGACATACAAGTTTCCGTACAATATGACGCTGGGGGCAGTGCAAAACATGGATCTGATAGAAGAGTTAGGTGTTGCTATGGCAAAACAAGCGAAACGCTTAGGTTTACAGTTTAACTTTGGTCCTGTATTAGACATTAACATTAATCCGCAAAACCCTATTATCGGTGTACGTTCTTACGGAGAAACACGTGAGATAGTTACAGATAGAGCGATTGCTTTTACCAAAGGATACCAAAGCCAGAATGTATTTGCAACAGGTAAACACTTTCCTGGACACGGAGATACATCGACTGACTCACATCACAAACTACCTGTAATCAACCACGATAAAGGCAGATTAAACAAAGTAGAGTTGTGGCCATATAAGAAGATGTTTGACAACGACTTGTCAAGTGTTATGGTTGCTCACTTAAATATTCCTGCGTACGAACCAGATAGCAATGTACCAAGTTCACTATCTTATAATATCGTAACCAAGTTATTAAGAGAAGAAATGGGCTTTGAAGGGTTGATCTTTACTGATGCTTTGAATATGAAAGGGGCATCAAACTATTTGAAACCAGGGGAAGTAGACTTAGCTGCGTTTAATGCAGGAAACGATTTACTGTTGTTTTCTGAAGACGTGCCTACTGCGTTGACAAAAATTAAAGAGGCATATAGCAAAGGAGAAATCACTGAAAAGCGTTTAGCCTATTCAGTTAAGAAGATATTAGAATACAAGTTTAAGTCGAATATGACTAAGTTTGAGCCCATTAACACGACTACGTTAGTGGCAGACTTAAACGGGGCTGAATATGACGATTTAAACCAAAAGTTGTATAACGAGGCGATAACTGTTGTTAAGAATGACGATAAGTTAATCCCGTTTAAACACTTAGAAAAACAACGTATTGGGTATGTGAAGTTAGGAGATGACGATGGTAGTACGTTTTTAGAGATGTTGAAAAACTATGCAGATGTGCGAGAAGTTAATCCAACAGATTTAGATGAGATCAGTAAGTTTTCGACTATTGTGATTGGTTACCATAAAGTGGACAACCCTTGGCGTAATCACAACTTTTCAAATGAGGAGAAACAGCAGATTGTAGCTATAGCTAAGAAAACAAATACGGTATTGGTATCTTTTGCCAAGCCTTATGCTTTGTCTGGTTTGCCAACGTTTAACGGTATAAATACAGTTGTAGTTGGTTATCAGAACAACGCATTTGCACACAAAGCTGCTGCACAAGTGGTATTTGGAGCAATTGGATCAAAAGGGAAGTTACCTGTGTCTATTAATAGTCAGTATGAAGTAGAAACAGGAATTAAGACTAAACCAATCCAACGCTTGGGGTTTTCAAGTCCGGCAAATGAAGGGATGGACCCAGCTGTGTTGGCACAGATTGATAGCATTGCCAAGCGTGCTATCGAGAGAGAGCTAACACCAGGGATGCAGATATTGGTTGCCAGACACGGGAATGTTGTTTATCAAAAGTCGTTTGGTTACCATACGTATGATAAAACAACAGCTGTAAAGGACACCGACTTATATGATTTAGCATCGTTAACGAAGATATTGGGTAGTTTACCTATTTTAATTAAGATGTACGACCAACACAAGGTTACGATGGAGTCAAAGTTGGGTAATATGGTACCTGCGTTTAAAGGTACAGACAAAGCGAATATTACATTCAGAGATTTGTTGACACACCAATCTGGGTTACCAGCGTGGATTCCGTTTTACAAACGTACGTTAGATGAGAATAAGAAACCAGACGTTAGTTTGTACAGCTATTTTTACACGCCTGATTATCCTAC contains these protein-coding regions:
- a CDS encoding glycoside hydrolase family 3 N-terminal domain-containing protein — encoded protein: MKKLTLLLLMAASTAMGQKTVDKVRQTQWVDSVYNTLTLEQRIGQLFMVAAYSNKNEAHTQSLEKLITEQHIGGLIFFQGGPVRQANMTNRLQSMSTLPMLIGIDGEWGLSMRLDSTYKFPYNMTLGAVQNMDLIEELGVAMAKQAKRLGLQFNFGPVLDININPQNPIIGVRSYGETREIVTDRAIAFTKGYQSQNVFATGKHFPGHGDTSTDSHHKLPVINHDKGRLNKVELWPYKKMFDNDLSSVMVAHLNIPAYEPDSNVPSSLSYNIVTKLLREEMGFEGLIFTDALNMKGASNYLKPGEVDLAAFNAGNDLLLFSEDVPTALTKIKEAYSKGEITEKRLAYSVKKILEYKFKSNMTKFEPINTTTLVADLNGAEYDDLNQKLYNEAITVVKNDDKLIPFKHLEKQRIGYVKLGDDDGSTFLEMLKNYADVREVNPTDLDEISKFSTIVIGYHKVDNPWRNHNFSNEEKQQIVAIAKKTNTVLVSFAKPYALSGLPTFNGINTVVVGYQNNAFAHKAAAQVVFGAIGSKGKLPVSINSQYEVETGIKTKPIQRLGFSSPANEGMDPAVLAQIDSIAKRAIERELTPGMQILVARHGNVVYQKSFGYHTYDKTTAVKDTDLYDLASLTKILGSLPILIKMYDQHKVTMESKLGNMVPAFKGTDKANITFRDLLTHQSGLPAWIPFYKRTLDENKKPDVSLYSYFYTPDYPTQVSENLYIKKGYTNEILKQIGESTLSKKKDYKYSDLGFISLKEFIEAKYNSTLDKVIQDEFFLKMGITHLTYLPLQKFDIGVIPPTEVDNYYRYTTVQGYVHDMGAAMQGGVAGHAGLFGSALDVAKVMQMYLNEGEYGGERFFSKSTFDTFNDCVYCETGSRRGIGFDKPQAEGKPGPTCGCVSMTSFGHTGFTGTMAWADPEKDLVYIFLANRTYPDATINRLSKENVRENIQTVIYESIVK
- a CDS encoding ABC transporter ATPase, whose translation is MYIPFEEMPDHSRVWIYQSNRKFSDEEVQEIDKVLADFTQEWAAHATPLQASYTIKYNRFIILAVDQEVHAASGCSIDASVGMIQSLEQKYGVDLLDKMNVTYKTGDFIAFKTLLEFKTMVKSKSVSANTIVFNNLVNDLGEFSEYWEVPAAESWHSRFFK
- a CDS encoding (Fe-S)-binding protein, whose product is MSENLVVPTMAEMMAKGEQPEVLFWVGCSGSFDDRAKKITKAFVKILNKAKVPFAVLGTEEGCTGDPAKRAGNEFAFQMQAMMNIQVLDGYEVKKIVTACPHCFNTLKNEYPGLGGKYEVVHHTEFLKSLLDDGRLTIEGGNFKGKRITFHDPCYLGRANQVYEAPRQLIEKLDAELVEMKRSRQNGFCCGAGGAQLFKEPEHGSKEVHVERTEEALGTNAEIIAAGCPFCNTMLTDGVKFKDKEHEVKVLDVAELIANAEDL